A region of the Parasteatoda tepidariorum isolate YZ-2023 chromosome 7, CAS_Ptep_4.0, whole genome shotgun sequence genome:
atttatatcttaggTTAACCATTACAGCTTCCTCCATAAActtgtcttttaaattaatttttcaaaacttttttcctataaaaatcgttaaataatttttccggAAGAGATTACATAGCAATAGTacgaaaagataatttttaatattcttgcaTAGTTCTAACTCGAATCTTTCGATCATTTTAAACTGAAAGTAGCATTATTTGAGgtataacaatttaaacttatccaagttcatttttcttatttttgtttaatatacaCTAGTGcacaaatcatttaaaataaatttagtttgagttattttacacaattttagtATAAGAAAcgagaaatacaattttttcatgtGGATATAAATGGCTCCTTACATCTTTATCTCATGCATCATATTACTATTGATCTTTCAGAATCCAATTATATTATTCCAAGGGATGATTTCAGTTCTAGTTTCAGGGCAattctcaaataaattattcgGTTTGCTTCAACTTCAATATCTCTTGTATTGATCGTGGCCACAGgcaaaaaatgaattatctaAATAACAACTTCTCAGATTTAACATACCTATGTCAGCAGGATGTTTGGgagcttattattttattttgaattacgtATGTTAGTatgtttttgctaaaattaataataaacatttttattttcagatatccCTGAATGTTGTGAAGTGGATTCTCAAAATCAATGTAGCTCATTAGTAATATCCGATTCCATTTTCAGATGTATATACTAATTACAAACTAAGTAAATTTGATTTGGTAAGTGATGCAGTTCCTTTAAAGTTAGAAATCCAATAAattgtacaataatttttatttatttaatctttaggCATGTAATACCTCTCGATTTGAAAATTGACGTTACTCGTCTGAAAGCTTCACTTTTCACCAAGATGccaatgttaaactttttttgtaagtttagaaatgtaatttttaaagataataactagaaaaactgaaaagttttatttattttttagaaccgttgttgaacagcagatccaaTTGTGATTTTACGTCTAAcaatgttcatctccgtagcctcgtaatttttaacccaattcagatgacaaggaaactcctggatcaagtattgcgagaaatttgtcttcgtggaggacgttttgatggaactaacctgcatttgcgttaNgagaatattttgaaaaacaataaaaccaatttcgatcctaaatatttgttttttcattattaggctagaaatataaatagcaaccctcgcaTTTGCTTGGTAAAGCATAGTAATTGAAAAGTGAccatgtctttttttaaaattttatttattattaattttgctgaaGCAAGTTGTGCCCTCTTTCCTGAAGATCCGACCATTCAAATGAATGTGCTATCTTAGATAATATCTTGGATAAAGAATTTAACGTCACAGAATCCCGAAATGAAACCATGAAAGGAAAAGAGCGGGTTGCGCAGTTAAATAGACTAGAAAAATGCATCCCCATGGAAATAGAAGGTTGCGCAAATTTTGTTACTTCTACTTTACACTCGAAATTTAAGAGATACGCCACGAAAGggtaaaaaacaaatatctgaAATAACTTGCAATCCAAAAATGCAATAATCTATCCTATTTCAGCAGGGGAAAAAAACcaaatttagagatttttagggtgatgattattaaaaatagcacGACTTTCGcttacaaatttgaatttttaccatttgctttttaacaaaataaagcaatttcctgataaaaaaattcgctACCAATTTCCAACGTGCcaaagttgaaaattaattttataaagaatgttTAGACAATTTTTTCGAGCATCATCTTTTCTTAAAAGAGCAGCCTTCTTAAAGTTAGCAGTTGAACATAAAtgaaaagtcaaaataaaattgtgatccgaatttattcatttaaaaaacaaagcaaacagagttgtatttttttgagttgaactaatttgtatttacttttcacaaatcaaacaaataagaaacactaaaaaaataaatgaatatatttttgttcattaataaataatttcgagatttaaattttaaaataatgttgtgAAGACGATATATGAGatactgagatattttaaaacccTTAAAAACTTTGGCTACGTATTCGACAGCTCTATATGTTCGGCATCTTCATACTCTTTGgtgtcaattttaaaacaatactgtTTCAGATAATCAATCATTGTTGATGTCACAAGAGTTTggttcaagaaaataaaacaatatctttCACAAAACTTATATCTTCATTTAAGTTGTTACtgcttaataattataaaatatatattgaggaaagtgataaatatattattccaaatcaggcatgcatatatatattattgaaattgtatcaattattaaataaataaacaaaaaactaaaattaaaaaaaaaaacaacagataAGTAACCacaattaaacaagtttttaaagatcttgacatttgttaaatataatattttattcaaatctctttactgaattaaatataaattaacagccgacttaaaaagaaacaccacatttcgtaattaaaaaaaaaaaaaaagaaaacgatatcGAATCAAAACAGTGAAAGATATAGAATGGAATTTACGCAACGCTGAAGTTAATTATCTACGCTTATGAGAACATAATTATCACCATCATCATCAttgttggccagacagcccaatgtgagccaatgccttcctctgaagatttctccatgacgacttccgatttatctttgatctccaattttttccattaattacgagaaaatcagactccactgagtcagcccatctcaaccgcggccttccccgctttcttcttccagtgggtctaaaaaacagtatttcttttattgtgttgtcgtcactcattcgaatcacgtgggtgatccaattcattctatttatttatatgtacttaataatatcaggttgtttataaatcttgtacagttcaaagttaaatctccttctccagttattgttttcatctaCATCACCAAATATACCCACcccgcaaaatctttctctcaaatgttgcgatacaatttttctccaattttgtcattgtccaagcttcagaagcgtatgtcaagactgcccggacaagagttttgtagattaagaactttgtttttctagaaagaaacctagatttaataaatcttctctGCCCGTAGACAGCCCTATTCGCCAAATAGAGTCGGTTTTTTACTTCAGGAGTAATTCTGCTGTCAATGGTAATAATTGATCCTAAACAATTATCACCACATCTTTAATTACATCTATTGCATTTTTTGTGGTTTTAAATTTGTGtactatgagaaaaaaaacaaacagacTACCCtgaagaataacttttgatctgatgatcGGATCTTCGTGTTCTAGGACTCgattttaatggttcgagggaaTGACCTCAAATGTGCTAACTAATTAGTggagataatattttatgttgcgaaatcagatacaataacgtgttttatatgaataaacataccgcTTTTCGACAGATGCGGATTTCTGATCTCCAAAATATGGGGaacagccgcaatctgggaaatatggtcctaagaGATTAGTCAGGAAGGCGGTCAAAAGCTTGgacaccttaatgttaattttactttttgtttatttcactaTCTCTGGagaaatttttagagaaattggaaatatttgaaaaacaattataaaattaatttatccaaagataattccatgcaaaatataacccttagtaaatttttatcattttatttcagaatagtaaattgaattataagatatacaattttaaataaatttaaagaatgtaattttttattgcaaaaaacaaaatttgagcgaaatcggttaaAGAGTTCTAGTAGTTTTAacaaaatcgtatttttaaaatttaatatctcaagAACCATTTAaccaattttgttcaaattttgtattggGAAATATaaacttacattctttaaaataatataaaaattgcttaccttacaattcaaaaatttttttttactattattaaataaaacataataaaaacttactaaaagttatattctgcatagaattatctttggataaacgaattttataattatttgcaaattttttttaaatttgcttagaTAGCTCTCGAGATAAACGATTTaaatgcgcaaaaaataaaattaacattaaggggtaagAACTTTGAACCAATCTCCTGGCTATCCTATTGGGACAATATTTCCTAACTGCTACCTACTTCATTTTAGGTGTCTAACCATTCGAATCCGTAGAAAAAAAAgccatgtttattcagagaaagtacgtttttgagtctgattttaaaacttaaaatatgctctaattaattagtatatttgaggttgcCCCCTCgatccattaagattgagttctaagtgaagatccgattattaagtcaaaaattattcagagtggtctgttttttctatttttctttttttggcgCACTATACATTCAACTTAACAACACTGTGAATAAACAGTATCCATCCTTTGAAGAAGTTTGTTGCAatggaaaaagaatttattaacgTTCCTCCTGCACGTAATACTTTTCTCTACCAAGACACTGTACGTACTAATAGAACTCAATAAGTATACTTATGCATAACACAAAAACACAAGAgcaatatttcttaacatttttattaacttcaatcattatttaatacaCTTTTTTCAATGGTACAGAATTAGGTTTGTTTGTTATAATagcacatgttttttttttgttgaaaatatatttctaggAAGCTCTGCCCCTTATATCGCTTTGCACGAAAACACGAAAGATTGCAATGCaatcattttttgataattgatAATAAACAGATTGTtacacaaaattgaaaaaaattttaatagaatttattaaggtatttaattaattgaggTTTGATTCCATTAATACGCATTGGAGTTTGatgtataaacatttattaaaatatccatAGTAGAACTTAACCaagtttaattaatacataaaataattttaaatttatttttatgcatttttttgtaatgggAGCacttcaaagaattttaaatggtataactgtttgcaataaatatattaactttaattttatagttaaggTTTAGTAACAAAATACAAGTCTATCTTTGAATgttatgaaaaatgtaaaaaaagatgattataacacattttaaacaCGAGAGAAAGaaacactataaaaaaagtGGTCATGActtgaaatattgagaaatttaaaaaatgccctttcataatttaagaaattaaaatcttcgGAATTGTAAACCGcacttcaatatttttgcatgcAGCAACATCAAGAACTGTACTGTGtacattttatggtaaaaaaaagatgcataaatatttttaaaatgtttcaatcctttgaaaaaaaaattaaacttaaatttattattaaaattttgaacttaaaatatatgaatcttGAAACATCCCCTAATTCGAAACTTTTCAAACGAAAGaaccattaaatataaaagatttttaacataatatattaCAGGCTGCCTAGAATTGGCTGCAAGATACCCCTTgggaaattctttaaatattcgactcttttgaaattctaactcagaaactattcaaacCAATTTCgttcacattttgtattttgcctttttaaataatattcttcaaaatgatgtaaaaatttgtataccttacaattcaaaatgctttcgaccattattgaataaaattataaaagctaataaataactataaaaaatgcttttaataagcGTCTTTTATAgttgtcagaaatttttttaaattcacttaaaaaatttcatgagatgtgggaaagtacattaaaggaaaaaataacattaaagggCCTAAACTTTCAACGATTCTCCAGACCTAACTATTTGGATCATACGCTCCAAGTTGTGGCATCTGCGGTCTGTTCTAATGAACGATACCCAACAAGCCttgattgatattttaagtCGATCACAAATCAAGATTTCATTgattgaaattatcaaaataatttacaacttCATAATTGAAACAAACCTAGAGGGCAACAGAAGAATTACTTGAGATTGAGAAGAATTACTTTTGGATTTGGAAATAACTTTTCCTTTCAGatcttcgaaaaaaatgcttttttaaaaacatttttcttaaaccttcaaagtatttaaatttctttcatactTTATACTTTTGTCTGTAAGCATTTATTTGGTctgttttctaatatttcttttttttttttaatgttttaactaAAAAGTTGAATTAGAGTCATGCTGGCCTTTGGGGTAGGCGAGAAAGTATATTTCTACTGgcaaattataaacttaaagaGTTTAATACATGAAGTATTCAACTTCAAGGATGAAGAAATCGttaaattttatccaaatttccaaattatataacatttttttataatatccaAATTTCATATAccgaaaatttttatacttatccTGGCAacccaataaaaaatattaacggaAGAACTGTTTCTATATATCTATGaaacaacattttataaaaatacccaAACTTCTTTGGAACTTgcaaattaaatgcaaacagcttaatttaataatttacttcgtACAAAATACATATTCACGGAAATGAGTCCATGCCCCAACATTTTTCCCTTTGCCAACTTATTTAAGCGAATACATTATGACCATCACACAAATGTTACTTTGCTCCCACTTTGGCTTGTTTGAGGAATGGCGTTAACCATATTTAGCGCTGAAAGTGCCAATCTGTTCGCCAATCTGGCTGTATTCGTAGAGTTCATAGGGTTATCATGAGTATCGTGCATATAGCGTCTGTACATCTTGAACTCTTCTTGCTCTTCAGCTTCTTTTCGCATATACTTGATCATCATAATACCAATGCCAaaggaataaaagaataatacaaCAAC
Encoded here:
- the LOC107439992 gene encoding uncharacterized protein, with translation MQNSSDVGEGFFGLSSIHCPNITRLIKEYLSSISTNENMTLNDIQSKTVPPDPAVQMAEEVAQRNAVIYIVVVLFFYSFGIGIMMIKYMRKEAEEQEEFKMYRRYMHDTHDNPMNSTNTARLANRLALSALNMVNAIPQTSQSGSKVTFV